From the genome of Legionella beliardensis:
TTCGATTTTACGGACAGCATCATTAACAGCAGCTGCAACTAAATCTTCAATCATTTCGGCGTCTTCTTCTAACAATGAAGGGCTGATACGAACTTTTAAAACATCATGTCGGCCATTCATTTCAACAGCAACCATTCCGCTACCGGCTTCGCCACGTACGGTCAATTCACTAAGCTGCTTTTGAGCTTCTTGCATGCGTTGCTGCATCTTTTGCGCTTCTTTCATTAGATTTGCTAAATTTTGATTCATGTCCATCTAAAAAACCTCATAGTTACGGTAGTTAATTAATTATAATTGATCTTAGCGTGGTTCAATAGAATTTTTGACCAATTCTGCTGAAAATTCTTGCTTTAAGTCCTGCAAAAAGGGATCTTGTTGTAAAATTAGCTCTGCTTCTTGTAAATTTTGTGCGTAAGCTGCACTTTTTTGTTGCGCTGGTGATGCCTGAACTTCACTAAAATCGAAGTGAAGTTTCACTTTCTGCTGATAATAATTAGTTAATGCTTGCTCAATACGCTCAATAATACCAGGTGTAAACAGAGAACGATGACCCTTATCAACACGTAATTTAACCTCTCCCCCGGATTTACCAATCATTTCTGCGTTTTCAGCCGCTGTTTGTGCTAAACCAGTTAATTTAATTTGCCTAAGTATTTTATCCCAATCGTCTATTACGGTTGGCAAGACGTTTTCTTTAGTAGGCTCTGCTGGTTTAGAGAGTGTTGGTGGGTTATCAGAAAGGTTTTGTTTAATCTCTTTTACTACTGGCACCTGTATAGCTTCAGGCGGATTATTAGTAACTGGTGATACCACTGTGTTTGGTGAGTTATCTTTTTTAAATTCATAAGCAAGTGCTGGTGTAGTTGCTGGATCACCTGGCCTAAATGTATGCATCCGTAGCATAGTCATTTCAAAGCCAATAGCTAACGTAGGCGCTAGATGAATTTCTTCAGTACTCTTAAGGCCAATTTGATAAAATAATTGAATATCTTCAGGCTTAAATTGCTTGGCTAATGCTTTAAGTTCAGGTGAATAAGTACATAAGGGACTTTCAACTGGCAAATGTTGGATAATTGTAAGTTCATGTAAATAAGCAAGAAGCTCATCTAATACAAAACTAAATTGCCCGCCTTCCTGACCAATTTGTCTGCTTAATTGAATTAGTTGCGGAGCATCTAAGTTAGACAGAGCATATAAAATTTGTAGAGCATAGTCTTGCTGCGTATAACCTAAA
Proteins encoded in this window:
- a CDS encoding YbaB/EbfC family nucleoid-associated protein, which translates into the protein MDMNQNLANLMKEAQKMQQRMQEAQKQLSELTVRGEAGSGMVAVEMNGRHDVLKVRISPSLLEEDAEMIEDLVAAAVNDAVRKIEKLSQDEIKKLTAGLNIPTDFIQDQDKE
- the dnaX gene encoding DNA polymerase III subunit gamma/tau — translated: MSYLALARKWRPRTFLQLVGQEHINKALINSLNQQRLHHAYLFTGTRGVGKTSIARLMAKALNCEQGISANPCLQCESCIAVEQGRFIDLIEIDAASKTRVEDTRELLENVQYAPTAGRYKIYLIDEVHMLSQHSFNALLKTLEEPPDHVKFLLATTDPQKLPITVLSRCLQFNLKHLSLETIALQLKTILEAENYSFEEEALQLLAKAAQGSMRDALSLLDQALASATSNLTAAEVKAILGYTQQDYALQILYALSNLDAPQLIQLSRQIGQEGGQFSFVLDELLAYLHELTIIQHLPVESPLCTYSPELKALAKQFKPEDIQLFYQIGLKSTEEIHLAPTLAIGFEMTMLRMHTFRPGDPATTPALAYEFKKDNSPNTVVSPVTNNPPEAIQVPVVKEIKQNLSDNPPTLSKPAEPTKENVLPTVIDDWDKILRQIKLTGLAQTAAENAEMIGKSGGEVKLRVDKGHRSLFTPGIIERIEQALTNYYQQKVKLHFDFSEVQASPAQQKSAAYAQNLQEAELILQQDPFLQDLKQEFSAELVKNSIEPR